One region of Rhodothermaceae bacterium genomic DNA includes:
- the pyrR gene encoding bifunctional pyr operon transcriptional regulator/uracil phosphoribosyltransferase PyrR, which produces MKPSDIVKARLMDAQDVQRTITRLAREVIESWDPDSGIAIVGLHRRGVYLASRLQALIRDLEGVEVPTGTLDVTMYRDDFRKRPRMAQMRTTDIPFDVGNQHLVLVDDVLYTGRTVRAAMDAVTDLGRPSRIQFLTLIDRGHYELPIRADMVGRVVPTISREEVRVQFREVDDRDGVWLVERGED; this is translated from the coding sequence ATGAAACCTTCAGATATCGTTAAAGCGCGTTTGATGGACGCGCAAGATGTACAGCGGACAATCACTCGGTTGGCCAGAGAGGTTATTGAGTCTTGGGATCCCGATAGCGGGATTGCAATCGTCGGTCTGCATCGGCGTGGTGTCTATCTCGCATCAAGGCTACAGGCACTTATACGTGACTTGGAGGGTGTAGAAGTTCCTACGGGGACCCTGGATGTAACGATGTATCGCGATGATTTTCGAAAGAGACCCCGCATGGCACAAATGCGAACGACCGACATTCCGTTCGACGTAGGTAACCAACATCTGGTTTTGGTGGATGATGTGTTGTACACCGGACGCACTGTACGTGCAGCGATGGATGCAGTCACAGATTTAGGGAGACCATCGAGAATACAATTTCTCACGCTTATTGATCGAGGCCATTACGAATTGCCTATTCGTGCGGATATGGTTGGGCGTGTTGTCCCGACGATTTCTAGGGAAGAGGTGCGTGTGCAGTTTCGTGAAGTTGATGATCGTGATGGCGTCTGGTTAGTTGAACGGGGGGAAGACTGA
- a CDS encoding DUF58 domain-containing protein — MENTNSASSLKYLDPITVSRLKNMEMRARLVVEGFITGLHKSPYHGFSVEFAEHRLYNPGDELRHVDWKVYAKTDRHYVKQYEEETNLHHYVVLDTSASMQYRHTGHLSKLEYGAYLAAALHFLMILQRDATGLLSFDSELQTFLRPRSTMRYLREILSHLERLVKTRSTETYTGTARALHQVAERVRRRSLIVVISDLIEESDSQEGIVRALRHLRHRGHEVLIFRILEKETEKLFNLPDHPMILQDMESGSELSLHPGQLREAYIERMNSLTETLKRQCLKHTIDYVELDTGVTYDKALVAYLNKRKTLH, encoded by the coding sequence ATGGAAAATACTAATTCAGCCAGCTCGCTCAAATATTTGGACCCTATCACGGTGTCCCGGCTGAAGAACATGGAAATGCGAGCCCGTCTGGTTGTTGAAGGATTCATTACCGGCCTGCATAAGAGCCCTTACCACGGATTCTCGGTTGAGTTCGCAGAACACCGACTTTATAACCCGGGAGATGAGTTAAGACATGTAGACTGGAAGGTCTATGCAAAAACAGACCGTCATTATGTCAAGCAATACGAGGAAGAAACAAATCTGCATCACTACGTCGTTCTGGACACATCAGCCTCCATGCAGTACCGCCACACGGGCCACCTGTCAAAACTGGAATATGGGGCATATCTGGCGGCAGCATTGCACTTCCTCATGATCCTGCAACGAGATGCGACCGGGCTGTTATCCTTTGACTCCGAACTTCAGACGTTTCTCAGGCCGAGAAGTACGATGCGCTATTTACGAGAAATTCTGTCGCATCTGGAACGCTTGGTAAAAACTAGAAGCACAGAGACCTATACCGGAACCGCACGCGCACTTCATCAAGTTGCAGAACGGGTCCGGCGACGATCCCTGATTGTCGTGATTTCAGATCTGATCGAAGAATCTGACTCTCAGGAAGGTATCGTTCGCGCATTGAGGCACTTGCGCCACAGGGGGCATGAAGTGCTCATCTTTCGCATACTTGAAAAAGAAACTGAGAAATTGTTCAATCTTCCGGACCACCCTATGATTTTGCAAGACATGGAATCCGGCTCAGAGCTCTCTCTCCACCCCGGGCAATTGCGTGAGGCCTACATAGAGCGTATGAATTCACTTACCGAGACGCTCAAGCGTCAATGCCTTAAACACACCATCGATTATGTCGAACTTGATACAGGCGTGACGTACGATAAAGCACTTGTAGCGTACTTGAATAAGCGTAAGACCCTACATTAG
- a CDS encoding SpoIIE family protein phosphatase — MGQSSDSNILSFFGKLIQPFIPRVNRLATVTFIANVGLLVITGLALSATYITNSMNGQREEARGTAEKSATQYSEVFADIGEISIASVARTADASLNAPMTAQAFTAAFLVSAAAEANYDTSYVIQILTSITEETVLDEFWITDREALSYLTNVRGPDGALIPFRFAESPVEQPQAYKFYSLLDIPPDSFHVVTQPAQVREVDRAVYKYVGTNGVDHERIVQVGNLLDFGNDELLSQTHADETADVSAVIEGNLSANMRVVGVILDHFVVASIAASRSVDALEEDLRRIIQHTAVGEITIADRESRVLFSENASGGSRLISLEYQEELDDLLTNQWVDHSGAKIHRGDSSQYKYVTVARPSSPYIVQVGLPLVRGNSASILNTVYQEQAEVLVREGRPEALWFIDSNGNTAAAAQYSETNDITEMEEAWRNPYELRSSTATQIIEAATESGRSSSAARLGLIDRNQRELWVAAPVAIGENQIGTVLAFINLDDTVAGIWNSIRQGLLVTLLMLVFTAIGSFVGARLITRPIEKIAESARFVESGEQPDEELLGSVLDRADEIGSLARVFQDMTIQVFSREEVLETLVAERTSELVSANNELRLAQEAINQDLEMAMVVQAALVRDGTADLHNFKASARMEPALQVGGDFVDFFEDGNSLICVVGDVSGKGVAAALFMAASQAAIRFATSESKDVAQICQNANNRLCQQNPMGLFVTVLVAKVDLDSGEVTYVSAGHEPPYLLNNSQRSTVSGTGGIAMGVMDGIDYNSSVIQMQPGEILFCYTDGLTDMVNIAGEIYGKTRLELSLDGAPNSDPTEVMNHVWDDISKFSHGTAAADDRTCLVLHRKTNSQKTETT; from the coding sequence ATGGGGCAAAGCTCAGACTCTAATATCCTTTCGTTTTTCGGTAAGTTGATCCAGCCATTCATTCCAAGAGTGAATCGCTTGGCCACGGTGACTTTCATTGCGAACGTGGGATTGCTCGTGATCACTGGATTGGCTTTGTCTGCGACATACATCACCAATTCGATGAATGGGCAGCGAGAGGAAGCCCGTGGCACCGCAGAAAAGAGTGCAACCCAATATTCTGAAGTTTTTGCAGATATTGGCGAAATTTCTATTGCAAGCGTAGCACGGACGGCCGACGCGTCCCTGAACGCACCGATGACCGCCCAGGCGTTCACGGCTGCTTTTTTAGTCAGTGCCGCCGCCGAAGCCAACTACGACACCTCCTACGTGATTCAAATCCTAACCTCCATTACCGAGGAAACGGTATTAGATGAGTTCTGGATTACCGACAGGGAAGCCCTCTCCTACCTTACCAACGTTCGTGGACCGGACGGTGCTCTGATCCCTTTCCGATTCGCGGAGAGCCCGGTTGAGCAACCACAAGCATACAAGTTCTACTCACTGTTGGACATACCACCTGATTCATTTCATGTGGTTACGCAGCCCGCGCAAGTGCGTGAAGTAGATCGGGCCGTATACAAGTATGTTGGCACCAATGGCGTGGACCACGAACGAATTGTACAGGTCGGAAATTTATTGGATTTCGGCAACGATGAGCTGCTCAGTCAAACCCATGCAGATGAAACTGCTGACGTTTCTGCTGTAATTGAGGGCAACCTGTCCGCCAACATGCGGGTGGTCGGTGTCATCCTTGATCACTTTGTGGTCGCTTCTATCGCTGCAAGTCGTAGTGTCGATGCTCTGGAGGAAGACTTACGTAGAATTATACAGCATACTGCCGTCGGCGAAATCACGATAGCTGACCGTGAAAGCCGGGTGTTGTTTTCCGAAAATGCCTCTGGTGGATCACGACTTATTTCTCTTGAATATCAGGAGGAACTAGACGATTTATTGACGAATCAGTGGGTGGACCATAGTGGGGCAAAAATTCATCGTGGTGATTCGTCACAGTACAAGTATGTCACGGTCGCTCGCCCCAGTAGCCCATACATAGTTCAGGTTGGTCTTCCACTTGTCCGAGGAAATAGTGCCAGTATCTTGAATACTGTGTATCAGGAGCAGGCAGAGGTCCTTGTTCGCGAGGGGCGTCCCGAAGCACTCTGGTTTATCGATTCGAACGGCAATACGGCAGCAGCAGCCCAGTACTCCGAGACAAATGATATCACCGAAATGGAGGAAGCCTGGCGTAACCCCTATGAGCTGCGATCAAGTACTGCCACCCAGATCATTGAAGCCGCAACCGAAAGTGGCCGCTCCAGTAGTGCCGCACGACTTGGACTTATTGATCGTAATCAACGAGAACTCTGGGTTGCTGCGCCCGTTGCAATTGGAGAAAACCAGATCGGCACCGTCCTAGCCTTCATTAACCTGGACGATACCGTAGCTGGAATCTGGAATAGTATCCGTCAGGGACTGCTTGTCACGCTATTGATGTTGGTATTTACTGCAATTGGCAGCTTTGTTGGAGCACGCCTAATTACGCGCCCCATCGAAAAAATTGCGGAATCTGCACGTTTTGTTGAGAGCGGAGAACAACCCGATGAAGAACTGCTTGGGAGCGTCCTGGACCGTGCAGACGAGATTGGATCTTTGGCTAGAGTCTTCCAGGATATGACGATCCAGGTCTTCAGTCGTGAGGAAGTGCTCGAAACACTAGTGGCCGAGCGTACCTCCGAACTTGTCTCTGCAAATAATGAGCTCCGGCTTGCCCAGGAAGCCATCAATCAAGACCTGGAGATGGCGATGGTTGTGCAAGCCGCTCTGGTAAGGGACGGAACCGCGGATCTTCATAACTTCAAGGCTTCTGCGCGGATGGAACCTGCACTGCAGGTTGGTGGGGATTTTGTGGACTTCTTCGAAGATGGTAACTCACTAATCTGCGTGGTCGGAGATGTATCTGGAAAAGGAGTGGCAGCTGCTCTTTTCATGGCAGCTTCACAGGCAGCAATTCGGTTTGCAACCAGTGAAAGCAAAGATGTAGCCCAAATTTGCCAGAATGCAAACAATCGCCTCTGCCAGCAAAACCCGATGGGACTCTTCGTAACCGTGCTCGTGGCTAAGGTGGATCTGGATAGTGGAGAAGTAACCTATGTTTCTGCAGGCCATGAACCTCCCTACTTACTGAACAATTCCCAGCGTTCGACCGTATCTGGAACTGGAGGAATTGCCATGGGAGTAATGGACGGAATTGACTATAATTCGAGCGTAATCCAAATGCAACCCGGGGAAATTTTATTCTGCTACACGGATGGTCTGACGGATATGGTCAATATTGCCGGAGAGATTTATGGGAAAACCCGACTTGAGCTATCTTTAGATGGTGCTCCAAATTCCGACCCCACAGAAGTCATGAACCACGTATGGGATGATATCAGTAAATTTTCCCACGGGACTGCAGCTGCAGATGATCGAACTTGTTTAGTGCTTCACAGAAAAACTAATTCCCAAAAAACAGAAACAACATGA
- a CDS encoding ATP-binding protein yields the protein MIATDFHVQVAARVSELRDLAAMVETFGETHDLPHRTIFIVNLALEELVTNTLVHGSFEEGVEPQIAIDLSIRDNRVHVVVESNGGKFDPTEDTEPDLTSELDARPIGGLGIHLVKTQADNFSYEFVDGINRLILEYNLT from the coding sequence ATGATTGCGACCGATTTTCATGTCCAGGTTGCTGCGCGTGTATCAGAGTTACGTGATCTTGCCGCAATGGTAGAAACCTTCGGTGAGACGCATGATCTTCCTCATCGGACTATTTTTATCGTAAATCTTGCTCTGGAAGAACTCGTTACCAATACGCTTGTACACGGCTCATTCGAGGAAGGTGTTGAGCCACAAATCGCCATTGATCTCAGCATTCGCGATAATCGTGTGCATGTGGTGGTTGAATCAAATGGCGGCAAATTTGACCCAACAGAAGACACCGAACCTGATCTGACGAGTGAACTGGATGCCCGGCCGATTGGCGGGCTTGGAATCCATCTCGTAAAAACTCAGGCGGATAACTTCTCCTACGAGTTTGTTGATGGTATCAACCGCCTGATTCTGGAGTATAACTTAACTTAG
- a CDS encoding STAS domain-containing protein, whose translation MANNIEVLEEHEGDVLILTPVGRVDSSNAPLFERMIKDRIDDGEIHIVVDFTKLSFISSSGMRVLLIGAKSIRSNQGKLILCSMRDSIREIFSISGFDTIIPVVKDRIAAIDANPA comes from the coding sequence GTGGCTAACAATATTGAAGTGCTTGAAGAGCACGAAGGAGATGTACTCATACTGACCCCAGTAGGACGTGTCGATAGTTCTAATGCTCCCCTGTTCGAGCGTATGATTAAGGACCGCATCGACGATGGTGAGATACATATTGTTGTTGACTTTACCAAGTTATCGTTTATCAGCAGTTCTGGCATGCGCGTATTACTGATCGGAGCAAAAAGTATTCGGTCAAATCAGGGGAAGCTTATCCTTTGCAGCATGCGTGACAGTATCCGGGAAATATTCAGTATCAGCGGATTTGATACCATCATTCCCGTAGTAAAGGATCGTATCGCAGCGATTGACGCTAACCCAGCTTAG
- a CDS encoding ammonium transporter, with the protein MTPETQFVLNSFGFLIWGALVMWMAAGFTMLESGSVRTKNASVICLKNLGLYAIAALAYYVIGYNLMYTDVSGFIGSFKLFFNATPEEVALVGGDSSVHEAVVDSGYSQMSGWFFQMVFVATTASIVSGALAERIRLWAFFSFVLALTAIVYPIVGAWTWGEGWLYELGFSDFAGSTIVHGTGGWAALAGAIILGPRLGKFKKDGSVNPTPPSSVPIVTLGVFILWFGWYGFNAGSQLALAGTTDLIAAAGIVANTTLAGAAGVFAAIVVSRPILGRFDMFAILNGALAGLVSITAAPTMHHHGIAILIGFVGGIVCVLAIKLLDKLKIDDVVGAVPVHLFAGIWGTIAVAFTVDGTSFGIQLLGIVVIGAFVFAVSFAVWKLIDVLIGTRVSKSVERLGQDTAELGVDSYPEFVLMPEDYDEDEE; encoded by the coding sequence CTTATTTGGGGAGCCCTTGTAATGTGGATGGCTGCCGGCTTCACGATGTTGGAGTCCGGGTCGGTCCGCACCAAAAACGCATCCGTGATTTGCCTCAAAAATCTAGGCTTATACGCCATAGCAGCCTTAGCCTATTATGTTATCGGTTACAACCTGATGTATACGGATGTGTCCGGTTTCATTGGGAGCTTTAAGCTGTTTTTCAATGCCACCCCAGAAGAAGTCGCTCTGGTCGGTGGAGACTCAAGTGTACATGAGGCGGTCGTAGACAGTGGGTATTCCCAAATGTCGGGGTGGTTTTTTCAGATGGTGTTCGTGGCCACTACCGCATCCATCGTGTCGGGTGCGTTGGCAGAACGGATCCGGTTATGGGCCTTTTTTTCGTTCGTGCTTGCTTTGACAGCTATTGTATACCCGATTGTTGGCGCATGGACTTGGGGAGAGGGTTGGCTGTATGAGCTAGGCTTTTCGGATTTTGCCGGCTCAACGATTGTCCATGGTACAGGAGGATGGGCTGCACTTGCAGGGGCAATCATATTGGGGCCCCGTTTGGGCAAATTCAAGAAGGATGGTAGCGTAAATCCGACGCCACCCTCTAGCGTCCCAATCGTTACTTTAGGTGTGTTCATTTTATGGTTTGGTTGGTATGGATTCAACGCTGGGTCTCAATTGGCTTTAGCAGGAACCACTGACTTAATTGCTGCTGCGGGAATTGTCGCCAATACAACCCTTGCAGGTGCTGCCGGGGTTTTTGCTGCGATTGTCGTTTCGCGTCCAATATTGGGTCGATTTGATATGTTTGCGATCTTGAATGGTGCGCTGGCTGGATTGGTATCCATTACAGCTGCCCCCACAATGCACCATCATGGGATTGCCATTCTCATTGGTTTTGTCGGTGGTATCGTTTGTGTCCTGGCAATCAAATTATTGGACAAACTGAAGATCGATGATGTTGTCGGTGCAGTGCCTGTTCATCTCTTTGCAGGAATTTGGGGAACGATTGCGGTTGCATTTACTGTGGATGGGACAAGCTTCGGGATCCAGCTTTTAGGGATCGTAGTAATCGGAGCTTTTGTTTTCGCTGTTTCATTTGCAGTATGGAAGCTGATAGATGTTCTTATTGGAACCCGTGTTTCAAAATCTGTTGAGCGTCTTGGACAGGATACTGCGGAGTTGGGTGTAGATTCCTATCCCGAATTCGTATTGATGCCAGAGGACTATGATGAGGACGAAGAATAG